A single Cyclopterus lumpus isolate fCycLum1 chromosome 1, fCycLum1.pri, whole genome shotgun sequence DNA region contains:
- the fabp2 gene encoding fatty acid-binding protein, intestinal: MTFDGNWKIDRNDNYEKFMEQMGINLVKRKLAAHDNLKVHIQQAGDTFNVKESSKFRNLEIDFTLGVTFEYSLADGTELLGSWTMEGDMLKGIFNRKDNGKTLTTTRIVQGDELIQSYNYEGVDAKRIFKRA; this comes from the exons ATGACCTTCGACGGCAACTGGAAAATTGATCGCAATGATAACTATGAGAAATTCATGGAACAAATGG GAATTAACTTGGTGAAGAGAAAGCTGGCTGCTCACGACAACCTGAAGGTACACATCCAACAGGCTGGAGACACGTTTAATGTCAAGGAGAGCAGCAAATTCCGCAATCTGGAAATAGACTTCACCCTGGGTGTTACCTTTGAGTACAGCCTTGCAGATGGAACGGAACTATTA GGCTCTTGGACCATGGAGGGAGACATGTTGAAGGGGATCTTCAATAGGAAGGACAACGGAAAGACGCTGACAACAACCAGAATTGTCCAAGGAGATGAACTTATCCAG AGCTACAACTATGAAGGTGTGGATGCAAAGAGGATTTTCAAGAGAGCTTAG